From a region of the Ovis aries strain OAR_USU_Benz2616 breed Rambouillet chromosome 2, ARS-UI_Ramb_v3.0, whole genome shotgun sequence genome:
- the LOC101120060 gene encoding LOW QUALITY PROTEIN: G protein-coupled receptor kinase 5-like (The sequence of the model RefSeq protein was modified relative to this genomic sequence to represent the inferred CDS: inserted 1 base in 1 codon): MELENIVANTVLLKAREGGGGKRKGKSKKWKEILKFPHINQCEDLRRTIDRDYCSLCDKQPIGRLLFRQFCETRPGLESYIQFLDSVSPIFITQVGRDLVSQTEEKLLQKPCKELFSACVQSVHDYLRGEPFHEYLDSMYFDRFLQWKRLERQPVTKNTFRQYRVLGKGGFGEVCACQVRATGKMYACKRLEKKRIKKRRGESMALNEKQILEKVSSRFVVNLAYAYETKDALCLVLTIMNGGDLKFHIYNMGNPGFEEERALFYAAEILCGLEDLHHENIVYRDLKPENILLDDYGHIRISAXGLAMKIPEGDLIRGRVGTVGYMAPEVLNNQRYGLSPDCGGLGCLIYEMIEGQSPFRGRKEKVKRGEVDRRVLETEEVYSHKFSEEAKSICKMLLTKDVEQRLGCQEEGAAEVKRHPFFSNMNFKRLEAGMLDPPFIPDPRAVYCKDVLDIEQFSTVKGVNLDPTDDDFYSGFSTGSVPIPWQSERIETECFKELNVFGPHGTLSPDLNRSHPPEPPKKGLLQRLFKRQHQNNSKSSPNSKTSFNHHINSNHVSSNSTGSS; encoded by the exons ATGGAGCTGGAAAACATCGTGGCCAACACGGTCTTGCTGAAAGCCAGGGAAGGAGGCGGAGGAAAGCGCAAAGGGAAAAGCAAGAAGTGGAAGGAAATCCTGAAGTTCCCTCACATTAACCAGTGTGAAGACCTCCGAAGGACCATAGACCGAGATTACTGCAGTTTATGTGACAAACAGCCAATCGGGAGGCTGCTTTTCCGGCAGTTCTGTGAAACCAGACCTGGGCTAGAGTCTTACATTCAGTTCCTGGACTCAGTGTCCCCAATTTTCATCACCCAAGTTGGACGGGACCTGGTCTCTCAGACGGAGGAGAAGCTCCTTCAGAAACCCTGCAAAGAACTCTTCTCGGCCTGCGTGCAGTCTGTCCACGACTACCTGAGGGGAGAACCCTTCCACGAGTACCTGGACAGCATGTATTTTGATCGCTTTCTCCAGTGGAAGCGGTTGGAAAGGCAACCGGTAACCAAAAACACTTTCAGGCAGTACCGAGTACTAGGAAAAGGGGGCTTTGGGGAGGTCTGTGCCTGCCAGGTTCGAGCCACGGGTAAAATGTACGCCTGCAAACGCTTGGAGAAGAAGAGGATCaaaaagaggagaggggagtCCATGGCCCTGAATGAGAAGCAAATTCTGGAGAAGGTCAGCAGTCGGTTTGTGGTCAACCTGGCCTACGCCTACGAGACCAAGGACGCACTGTGTTTGGTCCTGACCATCATGAACGGCGGGGACCTGAAGTTCCACATTTACAACATGGGGAACCCTGGCTTTGAGGAGGAGCGTGCCCTGTTCTACGCGGCAGAGATCCTGTGCGGCCTGGAGGACCTCCACCATGAGAACATTGTCTACAGAGACTTGAAACCTGAAAATATCCTGTTAGACGATTACGGCCACATTAGGATTTCGG CTGGCCTGGCCATGAAGATCCCCGAGGGAGACCTGATCCGCGGCCGGGTGGGCACCGTTGGCTACATGGCTCCAGAGGTCCTGAACAACCAGAGGTACGGCCTGAGCCCCGACTGCGGGGGTCTGGGCTGCCTCATCTACGAGATGATCGAGGGCCAGTCGCCCTTCCGCGGCCGCAAGGAGAAGGTAAAGCGGGGGGAGGTGGACCGCCGGGTGTTGGAGACGGAGGAGGTGTACTCGCACAAGTTCTCCGAGGAGGCCAAGTCCATCTGCAAAATGCTGCTCACCAAAGATGTGGAGCAGAGGCTGGGCTGCCAGGAGGAAGGGGCTGCGGAGGTCAAGAGACACCCCTTCTTCAGCAACATGAATTTCAAGCGCTTAGAGGCCGGGATGTTGGATCCCCCCTTTATTCCAGATCCCCGGGCCGTGTACTGCAAGGACGTGTTGGACATCGAGCAGTTCTCCACCGTGAAGGGCGTCAACCTGGACCCCACGGACGACGACTTCTACTCCGGGTTCTCCACGGGCTCTGTGCCCATCCCGTGGCAAAGCGAGAGGATAGAAACAGAGTGCTTTAAGGAGCTGAACGTGTTCGGACCCCACGGTACCCTCTCACCAGACCTGAACCGAAGCCACCCTCCAGAACCGCCAAAAAAAGGGCTGCTCCAGAGGCTCTTTAAGCGTCAGCATCAGAACAATTCCAAGAGTTCACCCAATTCCAAGACCAGTTTTAACCACCACATCAATTCAAACCACGTGAGTTCAAACTCTACCGGAAGCAGCTAG